A region of Pseudarthrobacter sp. NIBRBAC000502770 DNA encodes the following proteins:
- a CDS encoding triacylglycerol lipase: MSFLSRALSVAAAALLASSLVAAPAQAVDVSPPGANDWTCKPSAAHPYPVVLVPGTFESMEKNWSTMSPYLKSQGYCVFALNYGATNGIYATAPVKDSAKELAPFVDAVRSATGAKQVDLVGHSQGGMMPRYYMGFLGGAKYVHQLVGIAPSNHGTEGVILPPPDLVPTPDYTAAGCAACADQQAGSPFMQELNSIGDTVAGPAYTVISTTHDEVVIPYNSQYLSGSARQVTNITIQDKCPADVIEHDQTPNDPVVHQLVGNALAQPTGPADPAFQPVCL; the protein is encoded by the coding sequence AGTTGCCGCCGCGGCACTCCTGGCCTCATCCCTGGTGGCCGCTCCCGCCCAGGCGGTCGACGTCTCCCCGCCCGGGGCCAACGACTGGACCTGCAAACCGTCAGCGGCACATCCGTATCCGGTGGTCCTGGTTCCGGGAACCTTCGAGAGCATGGAGAAGAACTGGTCCACGATGTCGCCCTACCTCAAGAGCCAGGGGTACTGCGTCTTCGCCCTGAACTACGGGGCAACCAACGGTATTTATGCCACGGCTCCGGTCAAGGATTCCGCAAAGGAACTCGCACCGTTCGTTGACGCCGTCCGCTCCGCCACGGGCGCCAAGCAGGTGGACCTGGTGGGCCACAGCCAGGGCGGCATGATGCCCCGGTACTACATGGGCTTCCTGGGCGGCGCCAAGTACGTCCACCAGCTTGTCGGCATCGCGCCGTCCAACCACGGCACGGAAGGCGTGATCCTTCCGCCGCCGGACCTGGTGCCCACGCCCGATTACACCGCAGCCGGCTGTGCGGCCTGCGCGGACCAGCAGGCGGGATCGCCCTTCATGCAGGAGCTCAACTCCATCGGCGATACTGTCGCCGGCCCCGCCTACACGGTCATTTCCACCACCCATGACGAGGTTGTCATCCCGTACAACAGCCAATACCTCAGCGGCTCCGCCCGGCAGGTCACCAACATCACCATCCAGGACAAGTGCCCGGCGGACGTCATTGAACACGACCAAACGCCCAATGATCCTGTGGTCCACCAGTTGGTAGGCAACGCCCTGGCCCAGCCGACCGGTCCGGCAGACCCGGCATTCCAGCCCGTCTGCCTCTAG
- a CDS encoding aromatic acid/H+ symport family MFS transporter has product MTTSPSTRASRWPVLLCWLAMVLDGFDLVVLGTVIPTLIKTGELGFDAVGATLAATISLVGVGLGALFIAPLSDRFGHRKLLVACVLWFSIFTIAVIWAPNVAVFSTFRLLAGLGLGACLPVALAYMNDYAPAGSAGKSTTRTMTGYHAGAVATAFLALMVIPDWRTMFVVGGIAGLALVPLLWFKLPETLPAERDAKRQEQGSVRDLAKKPYPLVALAIAAASFMGLLLVYGLNTWLPQLMASAGYPVSAGISLLLVLNLGAVAGLIIAGILADKHGTKRIVLLWFGLSAVCLALLSVKVDNAILLNALVFITGVFVFSSQVLVYAWVSQLFPARLRATALGFAAGVGRVGAIAGPAMTGGLVAAGIAYPWGFYAFAAAGALAVVALVTVPQVISARNPVQEHAG; this is encoded by the coding sequence ATGACCACTTCCCCCTCCACCCGCGCGTCCCGGTGGCCCGTCTTGCTTTGCTGGCTGGCCATGGTTTTGGACGGCTTTGACCTGGTGGTGCTTGGCACCGTCATCCCTACGCTCATCAAGACCGGCGAGCTTGGCTTCGACGCGGTCGGCGCCACTTTGGCTGCCACCATCTCCCTGGTCGGCGTGGGTCTGGGCGCCCTCTTCATCGCCCCGTTGTCGGACCGGTTCGGGCACCGCAAGCTGCTGGTTGCCTGTGTCCTGTGGTTCTCCATCTTCACCATCGCGGTCATCTGGGCCCCCAACGTGGCAGTGTTCAGCACTTTCCGGCTGCTGGCCGGCCTGGGGCTGGGCGCCTGCCTTCCGGTCGCCCTGGCCTACATGAACGATTACGCACCTGCCGGTTCCGCCGGCAAGTCCACCACCCGGACCATGACCGGCTACCACGCAGGCGCTGTGGCCACGGCTTTCCTGGCACTGATGGTCATCCCGGACTGGCGCACCATGTTCGTGGTGGGCGGCATTGCCGGCCTGGCGCTGGTGCCGCTCCTCTGGTTCAAACTCCCCGAGACCCTGCCGGCAGAACGGGACGCCAAGAGGCAGGAGCAGGGCAGTGTCCGGGACCTGGCGAAGAAGCCGTACCCGCTGGTGGCGCTGGCCATCGCTGCGGCCTCGTTCATGGGGCTCCTGCTGGTCTACGGCCTGAACACCTGGCTCCCGCAGCTCATGGCTTCCGCGGGCTATCCCGTCAGCGCCGGCATATCACTGCTCCTGGTCCTGAATCTCGGCGCCGTTGCCGGCCTCATCATCGCCGGTATCCTGGCGGACAAGCACGGAACCAAGCGGATCGTGCTGCTCTGGTTTGGCCTGTCGGCCGTGTGCCTTGCCCTCCTCAGCGTCAAGGTTGACAACGCCATCCTGCTGAACGCGCTCGTCTTCATCACAGGGGTGTTCGTCTTCAGTTCCCAGGTGCTCGTGTACGCCTGGGTCAGCCAGCTCTTCCCGGCGCGGCTGCGCGCCACGGCCCTCGGCTTCGCCGCCGGCGTGGGCCGCGTGGGCGCCATCGCCGGACCTGCCATGACCGGCGGCCTGGTTGCCGCCGGCATCGCCTACCCGTGGGGCTTCTACGCGTTCGCCGCCGCCGGCGCCCTGGCCGTCGTCGCGCTCGTGACGGTACCGCAGGTCATTTCCGCGCGGAACCCGGTCCAGGAGCACGCCGGCTAA
- a CDS encoding alkaline phosphatase produces MDNISRRTLISAGLGAGLVAALPGTAVAVSTADDAGLRADPFMLGIASGEPWPDGFVLWTRLALNPVAEDGLGGMPSRPVAVQWEVAEDQGMRNVVARGVEQARIETAHSVHVELRGLKAGREYFYRFRAGRHLSQVGRTLTSPALHETPAALAMAFASCAQYEHGYFTAYRRLAEDHPDLVLHLGDYLYEYKKGGYVIGGGNPRDHEGPETVTLETYRQRHAQYKADADLQAAHAIAPWAVVWDDHEVDNNWADDVPENSDAGQLNDSVEHFRQRRAAAFQAYYENMPLRPSSLPAGPDMKIYRRIQWGQLANFHMMDTRQYRDDQLAGDGWKKNVAERLAEDRTITGAEQEKWLLDGFRNSTQRWDILGQQVFFAERDRNKAPEIDDVSMDGWDGYVSSRRRITQGWVDANVRNAVVLTGDVHRNWANDVKVDYKDPASPVVGSELVCTSITSTGDGNGSTADPVMAWNPHLKFYNDNRGYVNTRITRDAMTADFRVLDHVTTPGAPASTKASFEIRDGVPGLQPRA; encoded by the coding sequence ATGGACAACATCTCCCGCAGAACCCTCATCTCCGCCGGCCTCGGGGCCGGGTTGGTCGCAGCCCTGCCTGGTACCGCCGTCGCTGTTTCCACCGCGGACGACGCCGGCCTCCGCGCCGATCCCTTCATGCTCGGCATCGCCTCGGGCGAGCCGTGGCCGGACGGCTTCGTGCTCTGGACGCGCCTGGCGCTCAACCCCGTGGCGGAGGACGGACTGGGCGGTATGCCGTCCCGCCCGGTCGCCGTGCAGTGGGAAGTGGCCGAGGACCAGGGCATGCGCAACGTGGTGGCCCGCGGCGTCGAGCAGGCCCGGATCGAAACCGCGCACTCGGTGCACGTGGAGCTGCGCGGGTTGAAAGCGGGCCGCGAGTACTTCTACCGGTTCCGCGCCGGCAGGCACCTGAGCCAGGTGGGACGCACCCTGACCAGCCCGGCGCTGCACGAGACGCCCGCCGCGCTGGCCATGGCGTTTGCCAGCTGTGCCCAATACGAGCACGGCTACTTCACCGCCTACCGCCGCCTCGCGGAGGACCACCCGGACCTGGTGCTGCATCTTGGCGACTACCTCTACGAATACAAGAAGGGCGGCTACGTGATTGGCGGCGGCAACCCGCGCGACCACGAGGGCCCGGAGACCGTCACACTGGAGACGTACCGGCAGCGGCACGCCCAGTACAAGGCCGACGCCGACCTGCAGGCCGCGCACGCCATCGCACCCTGGGCAGTGGTCTGGGATGACCACGAGGTGGACAACAACTGGGCGGACGACGTGCCGGAGAACAGTGACGCCGGCCAGCTCAATGACAGCGTGGAGCATTTCCGCCAGCGCCGCGCCGCCGCGTTCCAGGCCTACTACGAGAACATGCCGCTGCGTCCGTCGTCGCTGCCGGCAGGCCCGGACATGAAGATCTACCGCAGGATCCAGTGGGGCCAGCTGGCCAACTTCCACATGATGGATACGCGGCAGTACCGCGACGATCAGCTGGCCGGTGACGGCTGGAAGAAGAACGTGGCCGAACGGCTGGCGGAGGACCGTACCATCACCGGCGCCGAGCAGGAGAAGTGGCTGCTGGATGGATTCAGGAACTCCACCCAGCGCTGGGACATCCTGGGCCAGCAGGTCTTCTTCGCCGAGCGCGACCGGAACAAGGCGCCGGAGATCGACGACGTGTCCATGGACGGGTGGGATGGGTATGTCTCTTCCCGCCGCCGCATCACCCAGGGGTGGGTGGACGCGAACGTCCGGAACGCCGTCGTACTCACCGGCGACGTGCACCGCAACTGGGCCAACGACGTCAAAGTGGACTACAAGGACCCGGCTTCCCCGGTGGTGGGGTCGGAGCTGGTGTGCACCTCCATCACGTCCACCGGCGACGGCAACGGCTCCACTGCCGACCCCGTCATGGCCTGGAACCCGCACCTGAAGTTCTACAACGACAACCGCGGTTACGTGAACACGCGCATCACCAGGGACGCCATGACCGCGGACTTCAGGGTGCTGGACCATGTCACGACGCCTGGTGCGCCGGCGTCCACCAAGGCCTCCTTCGAGATCCGCGACGGCGTCCCGGGCCTGCAGCCGCGGGCCTGA
- a CDS encoding SDR family oxidoreductase yields MPRTSVITGAASGIGKATKELLEQRGERVIGVDLHDAEVVADLSTAEGRGALVDAVREVSGGRIDAVYAVAGLAIPAPATVAVNFFGTVASIEGLRPLLAGSEAPRAVVVSSMAALMASDDELVALLTDGDEPAAMDRAQVLAKEPSTTGQLIYASTKVALSRWVRRKAATAEWAGAGIPLNAVAPGVIATPMTADLIDTEQERESLLKVVPMPLNGIAEPIVVARLLAWLNSAENTHLCGQIVYVDGGSDAVLRGDSVW; encoded by the coding sequence ATGCCCCGTACTTCCGTCATCACCGGTGCCGCCTCCGGGATCGGCAAGGCAACCAAGGAACTGCTCGAACAACGGGGCGAACGAGTGATCGGCGTGGATCTCCACGACGCCGAAGTAGTGGCCGACCTCTCCACCGCGGAGGGCCGCGGTGCCTTGGTGGACGCGGTGCGGGAGGTCAGCGGCGGCAGGATTGATGCCGTCTATGCAGTGGCCGGCCTCGCCATACCGGCCCCGGCCACGGTGGCCGTGAACTTTTTCGGTACCGTCGCCTCGATCGAAGGGCTCAGGCCGTTGCTGGCCGGCTCGGAGGCACCCCGCGCCGTTGTGGTGTCCTCCATGGCGGCCCTCATGGCCAGCGACGATGAGCTCGTAGCGCTGCTGACTGACGGGGACGAGCCGGCAGCCATGGACCGCGCCCAGGTTTTGGCCAAGGAACCGTCCACCACCGGGCAACTTATTTACGCGTCCACCAAGGTGGCGCTGTCCCGGTGGGTCCGCCGGAAGGCTGCCACTGCAGAGTGGGCCGGTGCCGGGATCCCGCTGAACGCCGTGGCACCCGGCGTTATCGCCACGCCCATGACCGCCGACCTGATCGACACTGAACAGGAGCGGGAGTCGCTGCTGAAAGTGGTCCCGATGCCGCTGAACGGCATCGCCGAACCCATCGTCGTCGCACGCCTGCTGGCGTGGCTCAACAGCGCCGAAAACACCCACCTGTGCGGGCAGATTGTCTACGTGGACGGCGGCAGCGACGCTGTCCTGCGCGGCGACTCCGTCTGGTGA
- a CDS encoding S8 family serine peptidase: MSFSKRIRRPAGAVLAAAAVMLAAPPATALTPAVTVAPPPSPAISGNAQAANPLASDEGRYLVRFTKGSDVATEAQSLQVQGVRIGRTFSAAVRGAAITATKAQAAALARSPRVALIEPDLPVTVADTQQSPPWGLDRIDQRALPLSDTFTPTASGAGVSTYVIDTGVLAENTDFGGRVAPGWTAIADGKGSSDCNGHGTHVAGIIAGKTYGVAKSASVVPVRVLGCDGSGYDSDVIAGLDWIASQHAAGTPAVANLSIGGPTSTTLDDALRGIINDGVTAVVAAGNAAVDACTTSPARVPEALTVAATDSSDRQAGFSNYGSCVDLYAPGVGIQSDWDTSTTSVATLSGTSMASPHVAGAAALSLSRNPQQTPAAVAAELTSAATQGTVTNVSAGTPNRLLFTGPAAAPAARDFTSDGKADLLAQDGNGSLWTYPGQGNGLFGWRIKVGDGWNVMTAVSTAGDLTGDGQPDLIARDTNGTLWTYPGQGNGLFGWRIKVGDGWNVMTAISAAGDLTGDGKPDLIARDTNGTLWTYPGQGNGLFGWRIKVGDGWNVMTAISAAGDLTGDGKPDLVARDTNGTLWTYPGQGNGLFGWRIKVGDGWNVMTAISAAGDLTGDGKPDLIARDTNGTLWTYPGQGNGLFGWRINVGPGWNVMTAVS, encoded by the coding sequence ATGTCATTTTCCAAGCGAATCCGCCGGCCCGCCGGTGCGGTGCTGGCCGCTGCTGCCGTGATGCTGGCGGCGCCGCCGGCCACGGCGCTCACCCCAGCGGTGACCGTCGCTCCACCGCCCTCGCCGGCGATCAGCGGTAACGCGCAGGCAGCCAATCCCCTGGCCAGCGACGAGGGCCGCTACCTGGTCAGGTTCACCAAGGGCTCGGACGTGGCCACGGAAGCCCAGTCCCTGCAGGTCCAGGGAGTGCGCATTGGCAGGACCTTCTCCGCAGCAGTCCGGGGCGCGGCCATCACCGCCACCAAGGCACAGGCGGCTGCCTTGGCCCGTTCGCCCCGTGTCGCCCTGATTGAGCCGGACCTGCCCGTGACAGTTGCCGATACCCAGCAGTCACCGCCCTGGGGCCTGGACAGGATCGACCAGCGCGCGCTCCCGCTCTCAGACACGTTCACGCCCACGGCCAGCGGCGCCGGCGTCAGCACCTACGTCATCGACACCGGGGTCCTGGCGGAAAACACCGACTTTGGCGGCCGGGTGGCCCCGGGCTGGACCGCCATCGCCGACGGCAAGGGCAGCAGCGACTGCAACGGCCACGGAACGCATGTCGCCGGCATCATCGCCGGGAAAACCTATGGGGTGGCCAAATCAGCGAGCGTGGTTCCGGTGCGGGTGCTCGGCTGCGACGGTTCCGGCTATGACTCGGACGTCATCGCCGGTCTGGACTGGATCGCCTCCCAGCATGCCGCCGGCACCCCCGCGGTGGCCAACCTCAGCATTGGCGGCCCCACCAGCACCACGCTGGATGACGCACTCAGGGGAATCATTAATGACGGCGTCACAGCCGTGGTGGCAGCCGGCAACGCCGCGGTGGATGCCTGCACCACCTCCCCGGCGCGGGTGCCCGAGGCCTTGACCGTGGCCGCCACCGATTCCTCGGACCGGCAGGCAGGGTTCTCGAATTACGGAAGCTGCGTTGACCTGTACGCCCCGGGGGTGGGCATCCAGTCCGACTGGGACACCTCCACCACCTCGGTCGCTACGCTGAGCGGCACGTCCATGGCGTCTCCCCACGTTGCCGGTGCTGCGGCGCTTTCCTTGTCGCGGAACCCGCAGCAGACGCCGGCTGCGGTGGCAGCGGAGCTCACGTCCGCCGCCACCCAGGGCACTGTCACCAACGTGTCAGCGGGAACCCCCAACCGCCTGCTCTTCACCGGCCCGGCTGCGGCTCCGGCGGCGAGGGACTTCACCAGCGACGGCAAGGCCGACCTGCTGGCACAGGACGGCAACGGGAGCCTATGGACCTATCCGGGCCAGGGGAATGGCCTGTTCGGCTGGCGCATCAAGGTCGGCGACGGCTGGAACGTCATGACGGCGGTCAGCACAGCAGGAGACCTCACGGGAGACGGTCAGCCTGACCTGATTGCCCGCGACACCAACGGCACCCTCTGGACCTACCCGGGCCAAGGCAACGGCCTCTTCGGCTGGCGCATCAAGGTCGGCGACGGCTGGAACGTCATGACCGCCATCAGCGCAGCAGGAGACCTCACCGGAGACGGCAAACCCGACCTGATTGCCCGCGACACCAACGGCACCCTCTGGACCTACCCGGGCCAAGGCAACGGCCTCTTCGGCTGGCGCATCAAGGTCGGCGACGGCTGGAACGTCATGACCGCCATCAGCGCAGCAGGAGACCTCACCGGAGACGGCAAACCCGACCTCGTCGCCCGCGACACCAACGGCACCCTCTGGACCTACCCGGGCCAAGGCAACGGCCTCTTCGGCTGGCGCATCAAGGTCGGCGACGGCTGGAACGTCATGACCGCCATCAGCGCAGCCGGAGACCTCACCGGAGACGGCAAACCCGACCTGATTGCCCGCGACACCAACGGCACCCTCTGGACCTACCCGGGCCAGGGCAACGGCCTCTTCGGCTGGCGCATCAACGTGGGCCCGGGCTGGAACGTCATGACCGCCGTCAGCTAG
- the mgtA gene encoding magnesium-translocating P-type ATPase, with amino-acid sequence MTDVNVRERSSLQLAITDAASLTAEQTLERLGSAPGGLTGEEAAARLEQLGPNAVRTHRANAWAVLGRQFASPILILLIVTAGLSLFLGDATNSIVIGVILLASVGLGFTNEYRAERASEALHDRVTHRAVALRGGSTREVDVTALVPGDVVHLSLGAIIPADIRLLTTNNLLCDESILTGESQPAAKEAAPVAAGSALGDLTSCVFMGTVVQSGGCTGVVVATGGRAEFGRIALGLGERQPQTEFQLGLKRFSFLLLQVAMVLTSLIFVANLLLQRPLIESLLFSLAIAVGITPQLLPAVVSTSLATGTRQLAKRKVLVKRLVCIEDLGDMDILVTDKTGTLTEGRISFTGALPASPETSDDGLLTLGLLATETDYRDAKNSPAGQNPLDAALWGSPGASGFDPGRFERVDLIGFDHQRRRTTVLVRENGGPARLVTKGAPEDILALCGPTPPAVQALLDEQFDAGSRVVAVATRPAPGLDRLTPADERNLALAGFLVFLDRPKANARQSLDLLEALGISVKIATGDNAKVAEKVCADLDVVSGGTLTGAQVEAMSDADLAAAARTATIFARVSPEQKARIITLLRLSGGSVGFMGDGVNDALALHKADIGISVDTATDVAKDAADVVLLDKDLGVLAEGVMEGRRIFANTIKYVLMGTSSNFGNMFSAAVASVVLSFLPMLPGQILLNNLLYDSGQLAIPGDRVDKEQLRAPSHWDIAFIRRFMLLFGPISSLFDFATFALMLFVFTAAPGEFRAGWFIESIATQTLIIFAIRTRRVPFLRSRPSAGLIAASLGVVAVGIFLPLSPVAAVLGFDPLPVPFFLALLGMVVVYLVLVEVAKQWFFARDAQQLAAPPPPVRRRKDTHHIARRAFRFSIPVKVSPLSVPASRKNLLGGRRARRAGPVRNL; translated from the coding sequence ATGACAGACGTGAACGTCCGGGAGCGCAGCTCCCTCCAACTGGCCATCACTGATGCCGCAAGCCTGACGGCGGAGCAAACGCTGGAACGCCTTGGATCCGCGCCCGGCGGCCTCACCGGGGAAGAGGCGGCCGCCCGCCTGGAACAGCTTGGCCCCAACGCCGTCCGCACCCACCGCGCCAACGCCTGGGCAGTGCTGGGACGGCAGTTCGCCAGCCCCATCCTCATCCTCCTGATCGTGACCGCCGGCCTGTCCCTGTTCCTGGGCGACGCCACCAATTCCATCGTCATCGGTGTGATCCTGCTGGCCAGCGTCGGCCTCGGCTTCACCAACGAATACCGCGCGGAACGCGCCTCCGAAGCCCTGCACGACCGCGTCACCCACCGTGCCGTGGCGCTCCGCGGGGGAAGTACCAGGGAAGTGGACGTTACCGCCCTGGTACCAGGCGACGTCGTGCATCTCTCCCTGGGTGCCATCATCCCGGCGGACATCCGGCTTCTGACCACCAACAACCTTCTCTGTGACGAAAGCATCCTCACCGGGGAGTCCCAGCCTGCGGCCAAGGAAGCTGCTCCCGTCGCTGCCGGTTCAGCACTGGGAGACCTCACCTCCTGCGTGTTCATGGGCACGGTGGTCCAGTCCGGCGGCTGCACCGGGGTGGTGGTTGCCACCGGCGGCCGTGCCGAATTCGGGCGCATCGCACTGGGCCTTGGCGAGAGGCAGCCGCAGACCGAGTTCCAGCTGGGACTCAAACGGTTCTCCTTCCTGCTGCTGCAGGTAGCAATGGTGCTCACCTCGCTGATCTTCGTGGCCAACCTGCTGCTGCAACGTCCGCTCATCGAATCCCTGCTGTTCTCGCTGGCCATTGCGGTCGGTATCACCCCGCAGTTGCTCCCCGCCGTGGTCAGTACCTCCCTGGCCACCGGCACCCGGCAGCTGGCCAAGCGGAAGGTGCTGGTCAAACGCCTGGTGTGCATCGAGGACCTGGGGGACATGGACATCCTGGTCACCGACAAGACCGGCACCCTGACGGAGGGCAGGATCAGCTTCACCGGTGCGCTGCCGGCTTCCCCGGAGACGTCCGACGACGGGCTGCTCACCCTGGGCCTGCTGGCCACCGAGACCGACTACAGGGATGCCAAAAATTCCCCGGCCGGGCAGAACCCGCTGGACGCCGCCCTGTGGGGCAGCCCCGGGGCGTCCGGTTTCGACCCCGGACGCTTCGAGCGGGTGGACCTGATCGGCTTTGACCACCAACGCCGCCGCACCACAGTGCTGGTCCGGGAGAACGGCGGCCCCGCGCGGCTGGTCACCAAGGGTGCCCCGGAGGACATCCTGGCCCTCTGCGGACCCACCCCGCCTGCCGTGCAGGCACTGCTGGACGAACAGTTCGACGCCGGCTCCCGTGTGGTTGCCGTGGCCACCCGCCCGGCCCCGGGGCTGGACAGGCTGACGCCGGCGGACGAGCGCAACCTGGCCCTGGCCGGTTTCCTCGTCTTCCTTGACCGCCCCAAAGCCAATGCCCGGCAGTCCCTGGACCTCCTGGAGGCACTGGGCATCTCGGTGAAGATCGCCACCGGGGACAACGCCAAGGTGGCGGAGAAGGTCTGCGCCGACCTGGACGTGGTCTCCGGCGGCACGCTCACCGGGGCCCAGGTTGAAGCCATGTCCGACGCCGACCTCGCCGCCGCCGCCCGGACGGCAACGATCTTCGCGCGCGTGTCGCCCGAACAAAAAGCACGCATCATCACCCTGCTGCGCCTCAGCGGCGGATCCGTGGGCTTCATGGGTGACGGCGTCAACGACGCGCTGGCACTCCACAAGGCGGACATCGGCATCTCCGTCGATACCGCGACTGACGTTGCCAAGGACGCGGCCGACGTCGTCCTCCTGGACAAGGACCTGGGGGTCCTGGCGGAGGGCGTGATGGAGGGCCGGCGGATCTTCGCCAACACCATCAAATATGTACTGATGGGCACCTCCAGCAACTTCGGCAATATGTTCAGCGCGGCCGTGGCCTCGGTGGTGCTGAGTTTCCTGCCCATGCTGCCGGGCCAGATCCTGCTGAACAACCTGCTCTACGACTCCGGGCAGCTGGCCATTCCGGGGGACCGGGTGGACAAGGAGCAGTTGCGGGCGCCATCTCACTGGGACATTGCCTTCATCCGGCGGTTCATGCTGCTCTTTGGGCCGATCAGTTCCCTTTTCGACTTCGCTACGTTCGCGCTGATGCTGTTCGTGTTCACCGCCGCGCCGGGGGAGTTCCGCGCCGGCTGGTTCATTGAATCCATCGCCACCCAGACGCTGATCATCTTCGCCATCCGGACCCGGCGGGTCCCCTTCCTGCGGAGCCGGCCCTCAGCAGGCCTGATCGCCGCCTCGCTGGGAGTGGTGGCCGTGGGCATCTTCCTGCCGCTGTCACCGGTGGCCGCAGTGCTGGGCTTCGACCCCTTGCCGGTGCCGTTCTTCCTGGCCCTGCTGGGCATGGTGGTGGTGTACCTGGTGCTGGTCGAGGTGGCCAAGCAATGGTTCTTCGCACGTGACGCCCAGCAGCTGGCCGCCCCGCCGCCGCCCGTCCGGCGCCGCAAGGATACGCACCACATTGCCCGGCGGGCCTTCCGGTTCAGCATCCCCGTCAAGGTATCCCCGCTTTCGGTCCCTGCATCCCGGAAGAACCTGCTGGGGGGCAGAAGGGCACGGCGGGCGGGCCCCGTCCGTAACCTTTAG
- a CDS encoding GAF domain-containing sensor histidine kinase: MWREPIRRRTRELLREFVERADDLVRAQEHVEGLLGAVVSMTEDLSLEAVLDRLVQSACELVGARYGALGVIGDDQQLSHFITVGIDDEGARVIGDLPTGHGVLGQLIREPKPLRLHDLGEHPMAVGFPPNHPPMGTFLGVPVRVRNEVFGNLYLTEKIGGQDFTGEDEDLAVALAAAAGVAIQNAKLFDDSRRRQRWLEAGMEVSDRLKDQPRSDTENLDMIAERALNASSSVLSLIASVGPDGTIRCRTSVGAQSMPGGQELPAAAILSEVLETGESKVLTDPLLVFDPTSAEKLGPVLVAALGSNSDGHRDSVLVLARGVGGVRYTDVDAEQSAVFASRIGLTLDLLKANQLREEHALFIDRERIAADLHDLVIQRLFAAGLSIQGLRRYTADPPAHERRIAGITAELDDCIHQLRDTIYSLQAREPDKELLSGRVLRAVQEAANASGFLPRIQFSGPVDDAVGDEVAAQLLPVLHESVSNAVRHSGSEDIAILLAVQDNDVVLTVRDTGRGFKDPQRVSGLTNMRNRATRLGGECIIDSVPGKGTSVTWRAPAAG; the protein is encoded by the coding sequence ATGTGGCGTGAACCTATAAGGCGACGAACCCGGGAACTCCTGCGGGAGTTCGTAGAGCGGGCTGATGATCTTGTCCGGGCACAGGAACACGTCGAGGGGCTGCTCGGCGCAGTTGTCTCCATGACGGAGGACCTGAGCCTGGAGGCAGTCCTGGACCGCTTGGTGCAGTCTGCCTGCGAACTGGTGGGGGCGCGGTACGGGGCCCTGGGCGTCATCGGCGACGACCAGCAGCTGAGCCACTTCATCACCGTGGGCATCGATGACGAAGGTGCCCGCGTGATCGGCGACCTGCCCACCGGGCATGGCGTGTTGGGCCAGCTGATCCGCGAACCCAAGCCGTTGCGGCTCCATGACCTGGGCGAGCACCCCATGGCGGTGGGCTTTCCTCCCAACCACCCGCCCATGGGCACCTTCCTGGGCGTCCCGGTCCGGGTCCGGAACGAGGTCTTCGGGAACCTTTACTTGACCGAAAAAATCGGTGGGCAGGATTTCACGGGGGAGGACGAGGACCTGGCGGTTGCCCTGGCGGCCGCCGCCGGTGTGGCCATCCAGAACGCAAAGCTGTTTGATGACAGCAGGCGCCGGCAGCGCTGGCTGGAAGCGGGCATGGAAGTCAGCGACCGCCTGAAGGACCAGCCGCGCTCGGACACCGAGAACCTGGACATGATCGCCGAACGCGCCCTCAACGCCTCTTCCTCGGTCCTGTCCCTGATCGCATCGGTGGGGCCCGACGGAACCATAAGGTGCCGGACCTCCGTGGGTGCCCAGTCGATGCCCGGCGGCCAGGAACTGCCCGCCGCCGCCATCCTGTCCGAAGTGCTGGAGACGGGGGAGTCCAAGGTCCTGACGGACCCGCTCCTGGTGTTCGATCCGACGTCGGCCGAGAAGCTGGGCCCGGTCCTGGTGGCCGCGCTGGGCAGCAACAGTGACGGCCACCGCGACAGCGTCCTGGTCCTGGCCCGGGGCGTTGGGGGCGTCCGGTATACGGACGTCGATGCTGAGCAAAGCGCAGTGTTTGCCTCCCGGATCGGGCTGACGCTGGACCTGCTCAAGGCGAACCAGTTGCGCGAAGAGCACGCCCTGTTCATCGACCGGGAACGGATCGCAGCGGACCTTCACGACCTGGTGATCCAGCGGCTCTTCGCTGCCGGGCTGAGCATCCAGGGACTGCGCCGCTATACCGCGGACCCGCCTGCCCATGAACGGCGCATCGCCGGGATCACCGCAGAACTGGATGACTGCATCCACCAGCTCCGGGACACCATCTACTCCCTGCAGGCCCGTGAACCCGACAAGGAACTCCTGAGCGGGCGCGTGCTGCGCGCCGTCCAGGAAGCAGCCAACGCTTCCGGTTTCCTCCCCAGGATCCAGTTCTCCGGGCCGGTGGACGACGCCGTTGGCGACGAGGTCGCCGCACAGTTGCTCCCGGTACTCCACGAAAGCGTCAGCAATGCGGTCAGGCATTCGGGATCAGAGGACATCGCCATCCTGCTCGCCGTCCAGGACAACGACGTGGTCCTCACGGTCCGCGATACCGGGCGCGGGTTCAAGGATCCGCAGCGGGTCAGCGGCCTGACCAACATGAGGAACCGGGCCACCCGCCTGGGGGGTGAGTGCATCATCGACAGCGTCCCCGGCAAAGGCACCAGTGTGACGTGGAGAGCGCCCGCTGCCGGCTGA